A genomic segment from Leptospira perdikensis encodes:
- a CDS encoding synaptic vesicle VAT-1 family membrane protein, whose translation MLREVYRIEKTGSIDRLQRKSEPLRPPEGVEVTIEVKAIGLNFADVFSIYGLYSATPKDSFIPGLEFAGKIAKIGPNVKDFQVGDSVFGVTRFGAYTTHLNISEKTVFALPKGWSMQDGAAFVVQALTAYYALVPLGQVKEGDHVLIHSAAGGVGIMAGHIAKKKKAIPIGLVGDSVKFSILKEVGYDYFLTRSPYFKQEMKKILSDHPLKIVLECLGGRYFHDSYDLMAPMGRLITYGSANFTPSHSFRNWLSIAYSYLRRPKIDPLSMISDNKSVMGFNLIWLWNEIDELRKHFSDLMMLSLPKQTIGHEFAFDSIHDALRTFQSGQTIGKIVINVP comes from the coding sequence ATGTTAAGAGAAGTCTATCGCATCGAAAAAACAGGATCTATTGATCGTTTACAACGGAAATCAGAACCTTTAAGACCACCAGAAGGAGTTGAAGTTACCATTGAAGTGAAAGCTATCGGTCTTAACTTTGCCGATGTATTTTCGATTTATGGTTTGTACTCAGCTACTCCTAAGGATAGTTTCATTCCTGGTTTGGAATTTGCGGGAAAAATCGCAAAAATAGGCCCAAATGTTAAGGATTTTCAAGTCGGTGACTCAGTGTTTGGTGTGACTAGGTTCGGAGCATACACAACGCATCTAAACATCTCAGAAAAAACAGTATTTGCACTTCCTAAGGGTTGGTCGATGCAAGATGGTGCTGCTTTTGTAGTACAAGCACTCACTGCATACTATGCACTTGTTCCACTCGGACAAGTAAAAGAAGGAGATCACGTTCTGATTCATAGTGCGGCAGGTGGTGTTGGCATCATGGCAGGACATATTGCGAAGAAAAAAAAAGCAATTCCCATCGGACTTGTAGGTGATTCCGTTAAGTTTTCGATCTTAAAAGAGGTTGGTTATGATTATTTTCTCACTCGATCTCCTTATTTTAAACAAGAGATGAAGAAAATTTTATCAGATCATCCACTAAAAATTGTTTTAGAATGTTTAGGTGGTCGTTATTTTCACGACAGTTATGATCTCATGGCACCGATGGGAAGGCTAATTACATATGGTAGTGCGAACTTCACACCATCACATTCATTCCGAAATTGGCTTTCGATCGCTTATTCTTACCTCAGAAGACCAAAAATTGATCCATTATCCATGATTTCAGACAATAAATCGGTGATGGGATTCAATTTAATATGGTTGTGGAATGAAATTGATGAATTACGAAAACATTTTTCCGATTTAATGATGTTATCATTACCAAAACAAACCATTGGACATGAATTTGCGTTTGATTCGATACACGATGCACTCCGTACATTTCAATCAGGACAAACTATTGGTAAGATTGTTATCAATGTTCCGTAG
- the gcvT gene encoding glycine cleavage system aminomethyltransferase GcvT — protein sequence MVPESERESAVELKQTPLHTIHKEMGAKMVPFGGWDMPVQYTGIIQEHLSTRSAAGLFDVSHMGEIFVTGNESDVLSFLESVTCNTITGMKVGQVQYNAVVNENGGLVDDITVYKFSDSKYMICSNASNYPAVTKHLETYKKGNVTVVDDSKNWHQIALQGPKADEIFSKYLGKDLSSILYYHFEEMNWKGETIIVSRTGYTGEDGFEIYTSNTLGVTLWKDLLEIGKDLGLTPVGLGARDTLRLEAKYPLYGHELNAEWTPVESGINFIVKEKPTPYLGYARIIADKKNGPKRKIVGIRLMEPGVLRENFPIFSGDGKEIGKSTSGTHSPSRKESLGLAILDIEFTKNQVEVFVEIRGQKKLAKVETGAFIQGSVRNNR from the coding sequence ATGGTTCCAGAGTCTGAACGAGAGAGTGCCGTGGAACTAAAACAAACACCTTTACATACAATCCATAAAGAAATGGGAGCTAAGATGGTTCCTTTTGGCGGTTGGGACATGCCTGTTCAATATACAGGAATCATCCAAGAACATTTGAGCACAAGATCTGCTGCGGGACTTTTTGATGTTTCCCATATGGGTGAAATTTTTGTCACAGGTAACGAATCAGATGTGCTTTCTTTTTTAGAATCAGTCACTTGTAACACAATTACTGGGATGAAAGTTGGCCAAGTACAGTATAATGCGGTGGTGAATGAAAATGGTGGGCTTGTTGATGACATCACCGTTTATAAATTCAGTGATTCGAAGTATATGATTTGTTCCAATGCTTCCAATTATCCTGCAGTAACAAAACATTTAGAAACATATAAAAAAGGAAACGTAACTGTCGTTGATGATAGTAAAAACTGGCATCAAATTGCATTACAAGGCCCAAAAGCAGATGAAATTTTTTCCAAATATCTTGGTAAGGACTTAAGTTCCATCCTCTATTATCATTTTGAAGAAATGAATTGGAAAGGGGAAACCATCATTGTATCTCGCACTGGTTATACGGGAGAAGATGGATTTGAGATTTATACATCCAATACACTTGGTGTCACTCTTTGGAAAGATTTATTAGAAATTGGAAAAGACCTTGGTCTCACACCAGTTGGCCTAGGTGCTCGTGACACACTCAGGTTGGAAGCAAAATACCCACTTTATGGTCATGAATTGAATGCAGAATGGACTCCTGTAGAATCTGGAATCAACTTTATCGTCAAAGAAAAACCAACTCCTTATTTAGGATACGCGCGGATCATAGCGGACAAAAAGAATGGTCCCAAACGTAAAATTGTGGGGATTCGTCTCATGGAACCTGGTGTTTTACGCGAAAATTTCCCAATTTTCTCCGGTGATGGGAAAGAAATTGGTAAATCTACCTCGGGAACCCACTCTCCTAGCCGCAAAGAATCCCTAGGACTTGCCATTCTTGATATCGAATTCACCAAAAACCAAGTGGAAGTATTTGTGGAGATTCGTGGGCAGAAGAAATTGGCAAAAGTAGAGACTGGCGCCTTCATCCAAGGCAGTGTCCGAAACAATCGTTAA
- the gcvH gene encoding glycine cleavage system protein GcvH, with translation MADTQARDGYYYTEKHEWVKVEGDVAQIGITDFAQNALGDIVFIDLPKPGKQIKAKDSLGTIESVKAAEDLYSPISGEVVETNSALGSNPAAVNAEPFDTWMVKLKNIQTSELGSLLTAAQYKEYVSKLD, from the coding sequence ATGGCTGATACACAAGCAAGAGACGGATATTATTATACTGAAAAACATGAATGGGTCAAAGTAGAAGGTGATGTGGCACAAATCGGAATCACTGACTTTGCACAAAATGCGCTTGGTGACATTGTGTTTATTGATCTTCCTAAACCAGGAAAACAAATCAAAGCAAAAGACAGCCTTGGAACCATTGAATCAGTAAAAGCGGCTGAAGATTTATATTCACCGATTTCTGGTGAAGTTGTGGAAACAAATTCCGCTCTCGGTTCCAATCCAGCGGCAGTGAATGCAGAACCATTTGATACTTGGATGGTAAAATTAAAAAATATCCAAACTTCCGAACTCGGAAGCCTGCTTACAGCTGCGCAGTACAAAGAATACGTATCTAAACTAGATTAA
- the gcvP gene encoding aminomethyl-transferring glycine dehydrogenase produces the protein MSSAKPTSPLQSPYEETLEPSDTFLRRHVGVTEETVSSMLNTIGYKALDDLINDAVPENIRLRKELNLPTPVGEYALQRELKKIVSKNKIYRSYLGLGYYSCITPAVIQRNILENPGWYTAYTPYQAEIAQGRMEALINFQTMITDLTGMEIANASLLDEGTAAAEAMNMLFSLKEDTQGKSFFVSQSVHPQTLDVIRTRAIPLGINIIVGSFKKMVPSNDFFGAIVQYPSTDGTIYDFSEFIESLHKVGAKTVVAADLLALTILKAPGEMNADVVVGTTQRFGLPLGFGGPHAGYFATKEEYKRNMPGRLIGVSKDSQGKPGYRLSLQTREQHIRRDKATSNICTAQVLLAVLSSMYAVYHGPKGLKQIASRVHRMTTILATGLEKLGYKIISNPYFDTIRIELSKISSAEIIHYAEEREINIRQVSGHVISISLDETTNLKDIKDLLEIFNENKQLHFQLEDLTSKEEWKIPELLERKSSYLTHPVFNSFHTETEMLRYIRRLESKDLSLTTSMIALGSCTMKLNASTEMYPVTWPELSNIHPFVPENQTEGYRTLFSQLEKWLCEITGFAEVSLQPNAGSQGEYAGLLAIRNYHQSRNDMHRDICLIPISAHGTNPASAVMAGFKVVPVNCDSNGNIDVDDLKKKAVEYKSSLGALMVTYPSTHGVFEASIKEICQTIHDNGGQVYMDGANMNAQVGLTRPGDIGADVCHLNLHKTFCIPHGGGGPGVGPIGVAEHLAPFLPGHSLVENGSNNSQWAVSAAPWGSASIIVISWAYIAMLGFEGLQFATKIAILNANYIAKKLESSFPVLYRGNKGLVAHECILDMRGFKKGSGVEVEDIAKRLIDYGFHSPTMSFPVPGTLMVEPTESESKEELDRFIDSMLAIAGEIKDIESGVLSKEDNPLKNSPHTADMVISDSWNHSYPRERAAYPLPWLRTRKFWPSVGRVDNVYGDRNLVCSCIPMEDYAV, from the coding sequence GTGAGTTCCGCAAAACCTACATCGCCTCTCCAATCCCCTTACGAAGAAACATTAGAACCGAGCGATACTTTCCTCCGTCGCCATGTCGGTGTGACCGAAGAAACAGTTTCTTCGATGTTAAACACAATTGGTTATAAGGCTTTGGATGATCTCATTAATGATGCGGTTCCGGAAAACATTCGTTTACGAAAGGAACTCAACTTACCTACTCCTGTTGGTGAATATGCTCTCCAAAGAGAACTAAAAAAAATTGTTTCTAAAAACAAAATCTACAGATCTTATTTAGGTCTTGGTTATTACTCTTGTATCACACCTGCCGTGATCCAAAGGAATATTTTAGAAAATCCAGGTTGGTATACGGCTTACACTCCTTACCAAGCTGAAATTGCCCAAGGCCGAATGGAAGCTCTCATCAACTTCCAAACGATGATCACTGATTTAACGGGAATGGAAATTGCCAATGCATCTCTTCTGGATGAAGGGACAGCAGCGGCAGAAGCCATGAACATGCTTTTCTCTTTAAAAGAAGATACACAAGGAAAATCATTCTTTGTATCACAATCGGTTCACCCACAAACTTTAGATGTGATCCGCACTCGTGCGATTCCACTGGGAATCAATATTATTGTGGGATCTTTTAAGAAGATGGTCCCTTCCAATGATTTTTTTGGAGCGATTGTCCAATACCCATCTACTGATGGAACCATTTACGATTTTAGCGAATTTATTGAAAGCCTGCACAAAGTGGGAGCAAAAACAGTAGTCGCTGCTGATCTTTTGGCACTTACTATTTTGAAAGCACCTGGTGAAATGAATGCAGATGTTGTAGTGGGAACTACGCAACGATTTGGATTGCCACTTGGATTTGGTGGGCCACATGCTGGATACTTTGCCACCAAAGAAGAATACAAACGAAATATGCCGGGTCGTCTCATTGGAGTTTCTAAAGACTCTCAAGGAAAACCTGGCTACCGCCTAAGCCTACAAACACGAGAACAACACATTCGTCGTGACAAAGCAACTTCTAACATTTGTACGGCGCAAGTATTACTTGCTGTATTATCTTCTATGTATGCCGTTTACCATGGACCAAAAGGTTTAAAACAAATTGCATCACGAGTCCATCGTATGACAACAATCCTTGCCACTGGTCTTGAAAAACTCGGATACAAAATCATTTCCAATCCATACTTTGATACCATTCGAATCGAATTGTCTAAGATTTCTTCCGCAGAGATCATCCACTATGCAGAAGAAAGAGAAATCAATATCAGACAGGTTTCTGGTCACGTGATTAGCATCTCTTTAGATGAAACCACCAACCTAAAAGATATCAAAGACCTTTTAGAAATTTTTAATGAAAACAAACAGTTACATTTTCAATTGGAAGACTTAACCTCAAAAGAAGAATGGAAAATTCCAGAACTCTTGGAACGTAAGTCGTCATATCTAACACATCCAGTGTTTAATAGTTTCCATACAGAAACAGAGATGCTTCGTTATATTCGTAGATTGGAATCCAAAGATTTGTCACTGACAACTTCTATGATTGCACTTGGGTCTTGCACTATGAAACTCAATGCATCCACAGAAATGTATCCTGTGACTTGGCCAGAGCTTTCCAATATCCATCCTTTTGTTCCTGAAAACCAAACCGAAGGATATAGAACACTTTTTAGCCAATTAGAAAAATGGCTTTGCGAAATCACTGGATTTGCAGAAGTATCACTCCAACCTAATGCTGGTTCGCAAGGAGAATATGCAGGTTTACTTGCGATTCGTAATTACCACCAAAGCCGTAACGATATGCATAGAGACATTTGTCTTATTCCTATTTCGGCACACGGAACCAATCCTGCATCTGCAGTGATGGCTGGATTCAAAGTGGTTCCTGTGAATTGTGATTCCAATGGTAATATTGATGTAGATGACCTAAAGAAAAAAGCAGTCGAATACAAAAGTAGTTTAGGTGCCCTTATGGTAACCTATCCTTCCACTCATGGTGTGTTCGAAGCATCTATCAAAGAAATTTGTCAAACCATTCATGATAATGGTGGGCAAGTGTATATGGATGGAGCCAATATGAATGCACAGGTCGGACTCACAAGACCTGGTGATATTGGCGCCGATGTTTGCCATTTAAACCTTCATAAAACTTTTTGTATTCCTCACGGTGGTGGTGGACCTGGTGTTGGACCAATCGGTGTTGCCGAACACTTAGCACCTTTCCTTCCGGGTCATAGCCTTGTGGAAAATGGATCGAATAACAGTCAGTGGGCGGTATCTGCTGCTCCTTGGGGATCCGCATCCATCATTGTGATTTCTTGGGCATACATTGCCATGCTCGGCTTTGAAGGATTACAATTTGCAACAAAGATCGCGATCCTTAACGCAAACTATATCGCCAAAAAATTAGAATCTTCTTTCCCCGTCTTATATCGCGGAAACAAGGGACTTGTGGCTCACGAATGTATTTTAGATATGCGTGGTTTCAAAAAAGGAAGTGGTGTCGAAGTAGAAGATATTGCCAAAAGGCTTATCGACTACGGATTCCATTCACCTACCATGTCCTTCCCTGTTCCAGGAACTCTAATGGTTGAACCAACAGAATCTGAATCAAAAGAAGAACTAGACAGATTCATTGATTCGATGTTAGCCATTGCCGGAGAAATCAAAGATATTGAATCGGGAGTTCTTTCCAAAGAAGACAATCCTCTTAAAAATTCCCCACACACGGCAGACATGGTCATCAGCGACTCTTGGAACCATTCTTATCCAAGAGAACGAGCGGCTTACCCTCTTCCTTGGTTACGCACACGAAAGTTTTGGCCAAGTGTGGGTCGTGTGGACAATGTGTACGGAGATCGCAACCTAGTTTGTTCTTGTATTCCCATGGAAGACTACGCCGTTTAG
- a CDS encoding (2Fe-2S) ferredoxin domain-containing protein, which yields MFYEKHVFVCENQRAPGERVSCGNQGSIELLKLLKQKAAKAGIEYKFRVQKSGCLDRCELGPIQVSYPEGIWFAMKTEADVETILEFYLKTNQPEKYKHLIVADDAVAEST from the coding sequence ATGTTTTACGAAAAACATGTTTTTGTCTGTGAAAACCAAAGGGCACCCGGCGAACGGGTGTCTTGCGGGAATCAAGGTTCCATTGAACTCCTAAAACTCCTGAAACAAAAGGCAGCCAAAGCTGGAATCGAATACAAATTTCGAGTCCAAAAATCTGGTTGTTTGGATCGTTGTGAACTTGGTCCCATCCAAGTATCTTACCCCGAAGGGATATGGTTTGCTATGAAAACCGAAGCCGATGTGGAAACTATTTTAGAATTTTATCTCAAAACCAACCAACCGGAAAAATACAAACACCTAATCGTCGCAGATGATGCGGTGGCAGAATCCACTTAA
- a CDS encoding c-type cytochrome — protein sequence MNKTYEIKSVSIPKFYKPIDIAEGKRLYQSRGCGDCHDVDGSGRTFIDDPAIGTFSGANLTSGKGGVLSDRSDEELAIAIRHGVGKKGKALLFMPSTDFQGMTNEDVGKLIAFLRSSPAVDKPQGNLKAGPLGRFLFLIGEIPVFVSAEVIDHEANHLTNITPSLSLEYGKYVASTCTGCHGFSLKGGPIQGAPPEWPPAQDISKNGLANYSELTFIQTIRTGKRPDGSEMKFPMPWQSLGQLTDTELKALWIYLQTI from the coding sequence ATGAACAAAACGTACGAAATCAAATCGGTTTCCATTCCTAAATTTTACAAACCTATCGATATTGCCGAAGGAAAACGTCTATACCAATCCAGAGGTTGTGGGGATTGCCACGACGTAGATGGAAGTGGAAGGACTTTTATTGACGATCCGGCGATTGGAACATTTTCAGGAGCCAACCTAACATCGGGTAAAGGAGGAGTTTTATCTGACCGATCCGATGAAGAGTTAGCCATTGCTATCCGTCATGGAGTTGGCAAAAAGGGAAAAGCCTTGTTATTTATGCCATCCACCGACTTCCAAGGAATGACCAATGAAGATGTTGGAAAATTAATCGCCTTCCTCCGTTCTTCACCTGCCGTAGACAAACCACAGGGAAATCTCAAAGCAGGCCCACTTGGTCGATTCCTATTTTTGATTGGCGAAATTCCTGTTTTTGTATCCGCAGAAGTCATCGATCATGAAGCCAATCACCTAACTAACATCACACCATCTCTTTCACTAGAGTATGGTAAATACGTTGCATCTACTTGCACTGGCTGTCATGGATTTAGTTTGAAAGGCGGACCCATCCAAGGAGCACCTCCGGAATGGCCACCAGCTCAAGATATTAGTAAAAATGGTTTAGCAAACTATTCAGAGTTAACTTTTATTCAAACCATCAGAACTGGAAAACGTCCGGATGGTTCAGAAATGAAATTCCCTATGCCTTGGCAAAGTTTAGGGCAACTGACAGATACAGAACTCAAAGCTCTTTGGATTTACCTACAAACAATTTAG
- a CDS encoding C1 family peptidase — protein MNLRLNKMILGFSLVFASAIFAEEFDPSSVRSPGCKPGTFSCGYIPSSKEIQDSIPLKRDFNSFEELPSSIDLSASMPPVGNQGRQNSCVAWASGYAIKSYLLKNKGQVTEYDPPFAGGKGNYVFSPAFIYNQQNGGEDKGLYYYKTMEFLKSNGVAPWSTMPYSDKDYLSQPSQSSKKEALKYKIKSFSRLNYKNPDEIKRVLAGNNVVMVGMIIDDAFYKVKGSTIYDENSGQSYGGHAMTIVGYDDNKKSKSGKKGAFKLQNSWGTNWGDKGFGWVSYSMLAKVGQETYAIIDEPAPQNTPTVVAPVKKKILPPTEIKVSKGEFDTKIVLTWNQQDLAVAYLVQRKEESEFYDLGYADKPSFTDLNVSPNSTYVYRILSIGSEEVSVASLDVEGFTAAEPQSGNIGQVVGLAGTVYINGTTPNVELSWSALDGATSYTVARSDSSLKWKSIGTTKTPSFIDPSPKLGESNFYRVNALVQSKPTGDWSESVAIDVADQTLLPNQVSHLTATSGDYANKIILNWDAAPGAKTYYLYRFDERAEPSGQFEISETGYTDSDPAIQNGNQYLYTVIAANDLGYAEPSEVAFGKTDPGLTKRAGGVTLFPPKQVTTNPIGKDKVVTLKWDSVKDSFEYYIYRKQVKGSGKSGKLEFVSGVDSKKNTFSETFPGNSGDLFLYSVRSKSEFGSESKDSNFVSVFWNEPKVQVKKRAMSLEEVPATFVGSWTSMYWNPKSGPQAVAIEINGNGQEFIAKLKLNEKEIRQFNGTWSPGSHTLKANGFLFELSKSLEGSSVAQFQSIKDFSDGTELSFTKEK, from the coding sequence ATGAATTTAAGACTAAACAAAATGATCTTAGGATTCTCGCTTGTATTTGCGAGTGCAATTTTCGCTGAAGAATTTGATCCGAGTAGTGTTCGTTCACCTGGATGTAAACCAGGAACGTTTTCTTGTGGTTACATTCCTAGTTCCAAAGAAATCCAAGATAGTATTCCTCTCAAAAGAGATTTTAATTCTTTTGAGGAGTTACCTAGTTCTATCGATCTATCGGCTTCTATGCCTCCAGTGGGAAATCAAGGACGACAAAATAGTTGTGTGGCATGGGCCTCTGGTTATGCGATTAAATCCTACCTATTAAAAAACAAAGGACAGGTAACAGAATACGATCCACCTTTTGCTGGTGGAAAAGGAAATTATGTTTTTTCTCCAGCCTTTATTTATAACCAACAGAATGGGGGAGAAGACAAAGGTTTATATTATTATAAAACGATGGAGTTTTTAAAGTCAAACGGTGTGGCACCTTGGAGTACTATGCCATACTCGGATAAAGATTACCTTTCCCAACCTTCACAAAGTTCTAAAAAAGAGGCTCTCAAATACAAAATTAAATCCTTTTCTAGGTTAAATTATAAAAACCCGGATGAAATCAAGCGAGTGTTAGCTGGTAATAATGTCGTAATGGTGGGGATGATCATTGATGATGCCTTTTATAAGGTAAAGGGATCTACTATTTATGATGAGAATAGTGGTCAAAGTTATGGTGGTCATGCCATGACAATTGTCGGTTATGATGATAATAAAAAATCCAAATCAGGAAAAAAAGGTGCTTTTAAATTACAAAATTCTTGGGGAACAAACTGGGGTGATAAAGGATTTGGTTGGGTTTCATATTCTATGCTTGCCAAGGTAGGACAGGAAACCTATGCCATCATAGATGAACCAGCACCGCAAAATACTCCAACGGTGGTGGCACCTGTAAAAAAGAAAATCCTTCCACCAACAGAAATCAAAGTTTCTAAAGGAGAATTTGATACAAAAATTGTACTAACATGGAATCAACAAGACTTGGCAGTTGCTTATTTAGTTCAAAGAAAAGAAGAATCTGAATTTTATGATTTAGGATATGCTGATAAACCGAGTTTTACTGATTTAAATGTATCACCTAATTCTACCTATGTGTATCGTATTCTTTCTATAGGTTCAGAGGAAGTTTCAGTTGCTTCTTTGGACGTGGAAGGATTTACCGCAGCCGAACCACAATCAGGGAATATTGGCCAAGTGGTAGGCCTCGCAGGAACGGTTTATATAAATGGAACCACTCCAAATGTAGAGTTAAGTTGGTCTGCATTAGATGGAGCAACAAGTTATACTGTTGCCCGTTCTGATTCGTCTCTCAAATGGAAAAGTATTGGAACAACTAAAACTCCAAGTTTTATTGATCCTTCACCTAAACTTGGGGAATCTAATTTTTATAGAGTCAATGCACTTGTACAATCAAAACCAACAGGAGATTGGAGTGAATCAGTGGCCATCGATGTGGCAGATCAAACGTTATTACCCAATCAAGTGAGTCACTTAACTGCAACTAGTGGAGATTATGCAAATAAAATTATTTTAAATTGGGATGCTGCTCCTGGTGCAAAAACATATTATTTGTATAGGTTTGATGAAAGAGCAGAACCTTCTGGTCAATTTGAAATTTCAGAAACAGGTTATACGGATTCCGATCCAGCCATTCAAAATGGAAATCAATATTTATATACTGTGATTGCTGCAAATGATCTTGGTTATGCGGAACCTAGTGAAGTGGCATTCGGGAAAACAGATCCTGGCCTTACGAAAAGAGCCGGTGGGGTGACACTTTTTCCTCCAAAACAAGTGACTACAAATCCTATTGGCAAAGACAAAGTTGTTACTCTGAAGTGGGATTCTGTCAAAGATAGTTTTGAATACTATATCTATCGTAAACAGGTGAAAGGAAGTGGAAAGTCAGGTAAACTGGAATTTGTTTCAGGCGTAGATTCTAAAAAAAATACATTCAGTGAAACCTTCCCAGGAAATTCTGGAGATTTGTTTTTATACTCTGTTCGCTCCAAATCAGAATTTGGGTCAGAGTCGAAAGATTCTAATTTTGTATCGGTATTTTGGAATGAACCCAAGGTTCAGGTAAAAAAACGTGCGATGTCTTTAGAAGAAGTACCAGCTACTTTTGTGGGATCTTGGACATCGATGTATTGGAATCCAAAATCAGGACCACAGGCAGTTGCGATTGAAATCAATGGAAATGGCCAAGAGTTTATCGCAAAATTAAAGTTAAATGAAAAAGAAATCCGCCAATTTAATGGAACTTGGTCTCCTGGCAGCCATACTTTGAAAGCGAACGGATTTTTATTTGAGTTATCTAAATCTTTGGAAGGAAGTTCAGTGGCCCAGTTCCAGTCCATCAAAGACTTTAGTGATGGAACGGAACTGAGTTTTACAAAAGAAAAGTAA
- a CDS encoding permease: MAVANPKSKKVGTQGWNLKNQKGNWKPMDLVWEESSGAVAPEFRYGKQYRLVAGQNKILLTRKVSRANKQILNETKEISSKLYQSWMQKLSKTGIASLTFESPPTETITGVSYNFVSFQLGSTKSRFYYRLEERKESNWKQKNTIIEIIERMEP; encoded by the coding sequence ATGGCCGTGGCAAATCCTAAATCCAAAAAAGTCGGAACACAAGGATGGAACTTAAAGAATCAAAAAGGAAATTGGAAGCCAATGGATCTTGTTTGGGAAGAAAGTTCTGGAGCAGTGGCTCCTGAGTTTCGATATGGAAAACAATATAGACTTGTTGCGGGTCAAAATAAAATTTTGCTCACACGTAAAGTATCTCGTGCGAACAAACAAATACTCAATGAAACCAAAGAAATATCTTCCAAACTTTATCAATCTTGGATGCAAAAACTTTCAAAAACAGGAATCGCTTCTTTAACTTTCGAATCTCCACCAACAGAAACAATCACTGGAGTTAGTTATAACTTTGTTTCTTTTCAGTTGGGTTCTACCAAATCAAGATTTTATTACCGTTTAGAAGAACGTAAGGAATCCAATTGGAAACAAAAAAATACTATCATAGAAATCATAGAAAGGATGGAACCATGA